A window of Plasmodium vinckei vinckei genome assembly, chromosome: PVVCY_03 genomic DNA:
tgatatttttcatttagccaataatgtaaatatttaatatataacacatatatttaagaattatatttatttttggaaaataaaaaatttagcTGTAAAATGaagtttttaaattaaaaaaaaagaaaagaacgAAAGGGAAAGCAAGAATTaggaattttttaattttaatttatttatactttttttttttatggaactaattttatatcttataaaaaactgaatgtgaatatttttctttctttttttttccggGATACAAAATGGGAAAGGTAAGAAAATGAGTTAACTTCCTTTTAATAGATATACTACATTAAccatgtataaatatatagtgatatataatatggtttataaatatatatatgtacccATGCCTATATCTATACCTTTGGGATGACatacttttatatttatcccTATGCAAAGAGATATTTGGAACATcacttttatttcattacaTGAACATATTTAGATTATGTGTATGAGGAATGGGGTGTATATCTATACATATTTCTCTCTATAAATCATATAACAATCTATGTTTAtgttttatgaaaaaaaataatgtagtactcacattttttttgttattttttgtattatttacatttctATATCTTTTTCCCAATGGCAGGACTACTACTCCATACTTGGTGTCAGCAGAGACTGCACGACAACTGATTTGAAAAAGGCTTATCGGAAAATGGCCATGATGTGGCACCCCGATAAGCACAAAGATGTAAAGTCTAAAAAAGAAGCTgaagaaaaatttaaaaatattgctGAAGCATATGATGTTTTATctgatgaagaaaaaagaaaaatatatgatacaTATGGAGAAGAAGGTTTAAAAGGTTCAATACCTACAGGGGCAAATACTTATGTTTATAGTGGTGTTGATCCCTCTGAATTATTTAGCCGTATTTTTGGATCTGATGgccatttttcattttcctcAGCATTTGATGATGATTTTTCTCCTTTTTCAACTTTTGTTAATATGACATCTCGAAAACCTCGACCTTCTGCATGTTCAAGTAAGTttcttaaaattataaaattatgttaaAATTTCTTTGCAAAAAATGTATGTTATATACATGATAAAGATAAGACAAACTGTATTTCCCTTCTATATCTacatcatattttttttaaacaatttttattatgtacaGATATGAATCACAATAACTATAACGccaataattataatgcCAAACCCGCAACATATGAAGTTCCTTTACCCCTTTCTTTGGAGGAACTATACAAAggttgtaaaaaaaaattaaaaataactcGAAAACGATTTATGGGGACAAAAAGCTATGAAGatgataattttgtaaCAATAGATGTAAAAGCAGGTTGGAAAGATGGCAcaaaaataacattttaTGGTGAAGGGGATCAAGTATCACCAATGGCTCAACCTGGTGATTTAGTTTTTAAAGTTCAAACCAAACCTCATGATAGATTTACAAGagattcaaataatttaatttataaatgtcCAGTACCTCTTGATAAAGCATTGACTGGATTTCAGTTTGTTGTAAAATCTTTAGATAACAGAGATATTAATGTAAGAATTGATGAAATTGTAAATCCTAAGTTTAGAAGAATTGTAGCCAATGAAGGTATGCCTTCTTCAAAAACTCCTAATATGAAAGGAGATTTAATTGTGGAAtttgatattatttttccaaaaaatttaactagcgaaaaaaaaaaaataataagagAAGCTTTGGCTAATACCTTTTAAAggctgaaaaaaaaaagaaatggaaaaataaatcatataaattattatttaaaaaaatgtctttatttttaacttgatttttttaaatcaccaaatatttgtttttataacattttaaatgttattaaaaagaaGGGAAATGGAAAGaacaaacaaaaagaaGTTAACTTTGTATTCTCTTGAAATAGGAATACAAAAGTGTAAGTGAAGATATCgaacaaaattttatacaCACACCTCCCGTTTATTTATAGAATGCcgttatttgtatttattaccTTTTGGCACCTTTTGCAAAACTTTTCTTATAATGGTACATTTTCatgcttatatattttttgctatttttaatctttttaaaaatattataataccTTTATATGTAATTGGTTCGTGAtatttcgttttttttttttttttatcattttttatttcctaattatttattcatataatttctGACCACAACCAATTTTTATCTTATTTTATCCATTTTGCTTTTGCCTAATTATtaactatttatataatttcctTTGTGCATAACACAATTTTGAAACAATTTTCAAATGCtttttatgcataaatttttattcattgtCTCATcaaatgcaaaaaaaaaaaaaaaatataagtaaaataaaaaaaacatgtaCATGTACATTTTTACCTGAAcatgttcataaaaaaaaagagaaaaaaaatattatttatttttttcatattaatatgCACACATAATGAATGTatagtaaatatttatgtgttaactttttctaaaaattatttaattaattcaatatatttttcataggATGCATTTCCattatgtttaaaaatattattttcttcttttgaaaaaaagccaaaaaattttttcacCAAATTAACAGGTAAAAACTGATTCCAATATGATGACTTTAATGGATTGAGTAACATGTCTAAAGCACAATATCCAACAATtccaaaataaataaaaattcgtAATGATTCACATTTTTGCTTAAAGTCATGATAAGTATATGATTTGTCTTTGAACATATCCATAGCATATGcgaaattttttttaatctaGCGAAAGGGAAAAAGGTGTAAAAATGTGTTAGTATTAGTATGAACAAGTATTAGCAAcatacaaatttataatgtGCATATGTTATCCCTTGTAGTACCTCCAACGATGTGGGTCCCCTAACTATGTTGCCTAAATATCGTTTATGGCTTAAACATGGAAACCTACTTATTTTACTAACTATTCGATagttcatttttattgttatgtaaatataaatgtaggTTTATAATTGTAGGTTTAGAAATGTACGGTATAACATTCACAAATGCAGATTAGCAAGTTGCTTATTCTCTTgtgttgtttttttatttcaaaattttttttatgttagaCGATATTTGGTAAACAAACCTGAAAataggaaataaaataaattaatatactGTTGCTTTATTTTGGGGAAAGTTATGGGATACTTGATATCATATAAGCAagtgaattttttttatttacttgTTAGGCCAAAACCCTGGAAATTTAAATCGCGGTGGTTCTTGTTCGATTGGCAAAATTGTTCTTTGATATTCACTCCTGAAAAACCTGAAAGTTTTATTAAgtttttaataatgtaCCAAAGTTAGgtaaaaaatgtgaaaaaaaattatatatagagaGGGAGACATATTGAAATAGTATGCCtgtatatacacataaaaTTACACAGTTTATCACATTCGTTTGTTCATGTGCTTCAGTTTTATTGAGCGCACACATATCAATAATAGAATGCTGATAACATGTTTAATCTcttttatatgtaaaatggtttatcattttattataattttttttgtatgcATAATAAAGATTATATGAATGATAAACcattttacatataaaagagattaaataaatgagaaaaaataaaatcaatCTTACCATTCTCTTCTTTTTAGCCAATTTCCTACCAgcttatcaaaaaaaatcgtATTTCTTCGCTTTTTACACTTATGTAAacttcttcttttttttggtaCAGCCATAATATACCAAaaccaaaaaatatagagtACGcgaatatatatgcatacaatATTAGAAGATAAAACTAACCGTTGGAAAATGTACACgcaaaaaaattcattgtttttttcaaaaattaacCTATATTAATATACCCTGAAAATATGAGGGAAATTCTAGGCAATTATGAAAACGTAATTCAtcttaataaatataaaaaaggtgaagatatttttataaacgaTTATAAGATCATTAAAACTATTCATGAgggtatataaaaaaaaataatttttttatccataatttatatgtatatattagcACAAAAAAACGTTATATCCACCATTTAAGTtgttgttatattttttttgtacaCTATTAAAAAGCTACACAAGCCcttaaatgataaaaaaaataatattaataatatttttataatttattattagcGCTACTATTGTTGTTATTCTATTAATGCTATTCACATCCCTGCACTAAAATGACactccatttttttttccatatttatCCCTAATTTTTCAGGAAAATAttccaaaataataatgtgtGATAAAGATGGGGAACTATATGctcttaaaaaatatgagaaAAGATTtcttgaaaaaaaaagagaatttcaaaagaaaacaaaagataataaagttattataaaaacaaaatatgatgacttgaaaaatgaatta
This region includes:
- a CDS encoding protein SIS1, putative yields the protein MGKDYYSILGVSRDCTTTDLKKAYRKMAMMWHPDKHKDVKSKKEAEEKFKNIAEAYDVLSDEEKRKIYDTYGEEGLKGSIPTGANTYVYSGVDPSELFSRIFGSDGHFSFSSAFDDDFSPFSTFVNMTSRKPRPSACSNMNHNNYNANNYNAKPATYEVPLPLSLEELYKGCKKKLKITRKRFMGTKSYEDDNFVTIDVKAGWKDGTKITFYGEGDQVSPMAQPGDLVFKVQTKPHDRFTRDSNNLIYKCPVPLDKALTGFQFVVKSLDNRDINVRIDEIVNPKFRRIVANEGMPSSKTPNMKGDLIVEFDIIFPKNLTSEKKKIIREALANTF